Proteins encoded within one genomic window of Oryza brachyantha chromosome 7, ObraRS2, whole genome shotgun sequence:
- the LOC102711001 gene encoding ABC transporter B family member 28 isoform X2, translating to MAMRHRFRLEMVFFDRHKVGELTGLLTSDLGTLKNVVSDNISRDRGLRALSEITGTLCILFTLSTELAPVLGLLMVSVSVLVALFKRSTVPTFKSYGIVQARISDCASETFSAIRTVRSFGGEKRQISMFDNLALAFQNSGTKLGVLKSANESLTRVVVYVSLMALYVLGGSKVNAGKLSVGTMASFIGYTFTLTFAVQGAVNTLGDLRGTFASVERINSVLSAEDIDDSLAYGLAKELEDSKGGVHENGTANKHYMSALKSSSTSSCNNLAWSGDIHLEDVHFSYPLRSDVEILNGLDLTIECGKITALVGPSGAGKSTVVQLLARYYEPTHGRITVAGEDIRVFDKREWSRVVSLVNQDPVLFSVSVGENIAYGLPDDVVSKDEIIKAAKAANAHEFIVSLPQGYDTLVGERGSLLSGGQRQRIAIARALLKNSPILILDEATSALDTTSERLVQEALNHLMKGRTSLVIAHRLSTVQNAHQIAVCSNGKIAELGTHAELVARGGRYASLVGTQRLAFE from the exons ATGGTATTCTTTGATCGTCACAAG GTTGGTGAGTTGACTGGTTTGTTGACATCTGATTTGGGTACTTTGAAGAATGTTGTAAGTGACAACATATCAAGGGATCGTGGGCTAAGGGCACTCTCTGAG ATCACTGGAACACTTTGTATACTTTTCACATTATCTACTGAGCTAGCTCCTGTTCTAGGACTCCTAATGGTCTCTGTCTCCGTGCTAGTTG CACTTTTCAAGAGGTCAACCGTTCCCACATTTAAATCTTATGGAATTGTCCAAGCACGTATATCAGACTGTGCATCAGAAACATTTTCTGCCATTCGTACT GTTAGGTCATTTGGTGGTGAAAAGCGGCAAATTTCTATGTTCGACAATTTG GCACTTGCTTTCCAGAATAGTGGCACTAAATTAGGAGTTCTGAAATCTGCTAATGAGTCATTAACTCGGGTGGTAGTTTATGTTTCCCTAATGGCACTTTATGTTCTCGGCGGAAGCAAAGTCAATGCA GGCAAATTATCTGTTGGAACCATGGCATCTTTTATTGGTTACACATTCACACTGACATTCGCT GTTCAAGGAGCTGTTAATACTCTTGGTGATCTACGTGGGACATTTGCTTCTGTAGAAAGAATAAATTCTGTTCTTTCAGCAGAGGACATTGATGATTCACTTGCATATGGTTTAGCCAAAGAACTAGAAGATTCAAAAGGTGGAGTGCATGAAAATGGCACTGCTAACAAACATTACATGTCAGCACTCAAATCATCAAGCACGAGCAGCTGCAACAATCTAGCCTGGTCTGGTGACATTCACCTAGAAG ATGTCCACTTCTCATACCCACTGAGATCTGATGTGGAGATCTTAAATGGGCTTGACCTTACAATTGAGTGTGGGAAAATTACAGCACTTGTTGGACCTAGTGGTGCTGGGAAAAGCACAGTGGTGCAACTTCTTGCACGATACTATGAG CCAACTCATGGTCGCATCACTGTTGCTGGGGAAGACATTCGTGTATTTGATAAAAGAGAATGGTCTCGAGTTGTATCCTTAGTGAATCAG GACCCGGTCCTATTTTCAGTTTCTGTTGGAGAAAACATCGCTTACGGTCTCCCAGATGATGTTGTCTCTAAGGATGAGATAATAAAAGCCGCTAAAGCTGCCAATGCTCATGAATTCATTGTCTCTCTTCCGCAG GGCTATGACACTCTTGTTGGTGAACGTGGCAGCCTCCTAAGTGGGGGACAGAGACAG AGAATTGCAATTGCTCGTGCTCTACTGAAGAACTCTCCTATTCTAATTCTTGATGAG GCTACGAGTGCACTTGATACGACCAGTGAGCGGCTTGTACAGGAAGCTCTCAATCACTTGATGAAGGGAAGGACTTCACTGGTGATTGCCCACAGATTGAGCACCGTGCAAAATGCGCATCAAATCGCTGTCTGCTCAAATGGCAAGATAGCAGAACTTGGGACTCATGCTGAACTCGTTGCCAGGGGAGGCCGATATGCGTCACTTGTTGGGACACAGAGGCTCGCTTTTGAGTAA
- the LOC102702392 gene encoding obtusifoliol 14-alpha demethylase-like: MDHLTSTTSASSGATVWLAAAALLLTTAALTALQRQRKTRSSSSSNAGAAAVAAAPPVLRGAALVRFARAVARDGPLEAMREQQDKLGSVFTASLLGLLKVTFLVGPEVSSHFYLAPDSEISQGNLYEFTVPIFGPDVAYAVDLHTRNEQTRFYWDVLKPRSMKANVAAMAEEVENYFWRWGDEGTVDLKQELEQVLMLIAGRCLLGREVRERMLGEVFDLYRDLDNGTRLISTLLPYLPTPAHRRRDRAHRRLRDIFTEAVRSRRNSGRDGSTDDDVLQRFIDSRYKIDGRPMTDAEIVGLLIALVFAGKHTSAGTSTWIGAHLLSDSNQKHLAAAVDEQDQLTAAARRDDGAGQHRPRGGVDHDAIQQMTALHRCIKEVLRLHPPVVAMVRQARSDFTVQTREGEKYTIPAGHTVMSTILVNHHLPHIYRDPHAFDPQRFAPGREEDKAAGPFSFLSFSAGRHACAGESFAYTQIKVIWSHLLRNFELKMVSPFPGTNWSAVVPEPKGKVIVSYRRRANNTGAGQ; encoded by the exons ATGGATCATCTAACGAGCACTACTAGCGCCAGCAGCGGCGCCACCGTgtggctcgccgccgcagctctCCTGCTGACCACGGCCGCGCTGACAGCGCTGCAGCGGCAGAGGAAgacgaggagcagcagcagcagcaacgccggcgcggccgcggtcgcggcggcgccaccggtgCTGCGCGGGGCCGCTCTCGTGCGGTTCGCGCGCGCCGTGGCGAGGGACGGGCCGCTGGAGGCGATGCGCGAGCAGCAGGACAAGCTGGGCAGCGTGTTCACGGCGAGCCTGCTTGGGCTGCTCAAGGTGACCTTCCTCGTCGGGCCGGAGGTGTCGAGCCACTTCTACCTGGCGCCGGACTCGGAGATAAGCCAGGGCAACCTCTACGAGTTCACCGTGCCCATCTTCGGTCCTGACGTCGCCTACGCCGTCGACCTGCACACCCGGAATGAGCAGACGCGCTTCTACTGGGACGTCCTCAAGCCTCGCAGCATGAAGGCCAACGTGGCCGCCATGGCCGAGGAGGTCGAG AACTACTTCTGGAGATGGGGAGACGAGGGGACGGTGGATCTAAAGCAGGAGTTGGAGCAGGTGCTGATGCTGATCGCGGGCCGGTGCCTGCTGGGAAGGGAGGTGCGGGAGAGGATGCTCGGCGAGGTGTTCGATCTCTACCGTGATCTTGACAACGGCACGCGGCTGATCAGCACGCTGCTCCCCTACCTCCCGACCCcggcgcaccgccgccgcgacagGGCGCACAGGAGGCTCAGGGACATATTCACGGAGGCGGTCAGGTCACGCAGGAACTCCGGCCGCGACGGcagcaccgacgacgacgtgctGCAGCGCTTCATCGACTCCAGGTACAAGATCGACGGGCGCCCGATGACGGACGCGGAGATCGTCGGCCTGCTCATCGCGCTCGTGTTCGCCGGGAAGCACACGAGCGCTGGCACGAGCACCTGGATCGGCGCCCACCTGCTCTCCGACTCCAACCAGaagcacctcgccgccgccgtcgacgagcaGGACCagctgacggcggcggcgcgccgtgaCGACGGAGCCGGCCAACACCGACCTCGTGGCGGCGTCGACCACGACGCCATCCAGCAGATGACCGCCCTGCACCGCTGCATCAAGGAGGTGCTCCGGCTGCACCCGCCGGTGGTGGCGATGGTCCGCCAAGCCCGCAGCGACTTCACCGTGCAGACCAGGGAAGGCGAGAAGTACACCATCCCGGCGGGGCACACGGTGATGAGCACCATCCTGGTGAACCACCACCTGCCCCACATCTACAGGGACCCCCACGCGTTCGACCCCCAGCGGTTCGCGCCCGGCAGGGAGGAAGACAAGGCCGCCGGccccttctccttcctctccttcaGTGCCGGGAGGCACGCGTGCGCCGGCGAGTCCTTCGCCTACACGCAGATCAAGGTGATATGGAGCCATCTGCTCAGGAACTTCGAGCTCAAGATGGTGTCGCCTTTCCCCGGGACGAACTGGAGCGCGGTGGTTCCGGAGCCCAAGGGAAAGGTGATCGTTAGCTACAGGAGACGCGCCAATAATACTGGAGCAGGTCAGTAA
- the LOC102711001 gene encoding ABC transporter B family member 28 isoform X1 yields MAISTWSTRLLLAPSASTPSPSPTRHLAFSPHLGGCRRVHQALRRPAPPRAYISAPASDGPDAYPSPSLDAAAAAADVAAAISSSDAVTWAGVWALLSPYRARIAASLAALLACTTCTLSMPLFSGRFFETLIGRGSEPLWRLLSKIAVLYSLEPIFTIIFVINMTVIWEKVMARLRSQIFRRILIQKMVFFDRHKVGELTGLLTSDLGTLKNVVSDNISRDRGLRALSEITGTLCILFTLSTELAPVLGLLMVSVSVLVALFKRSTVPTFKSYGIVQARISDCASETFSAIRTVRSFGGEKRQISMFDNLALAFQNSGTKLGVLKSANESLTRVVVYVSLMALYVLGGSKVNAGKLSVGTMASFIGYTFTLTFAVQGAVNTLGDLRGTFASVERINSVLSAEDIDDSLAYGLAKELEDSKGGVHENGTANKHYMSALKSSSTSSCNNLAWSGDIHLEDVHFSYPLRSDVEILNGLDLTIECGKITALVGPSGAGKSTVVQLLARYYEPTHGRITVAGEDIRVFDKREWSRVVSLVNQDPVLFSVSVGENIAYGLPDDVVSKDEIIKAAKAANAHEFIVSLPQGYDTLVGERGSLLSGGQRQRIAIARALLKNSPILILDEATSALDTTSERLVQEALNHLMKGRTSLVIAHRLSTVQNAHQIAVCSNGKIAELGTHAELVARGGRYASLVGTQRLAFE; encoded by the exons ATGGCGATCTCCACATGGAGcacgcgcctcctcctcgccccctccgcctccacccctAGCCCTAGCCCTACCCGCCACCTCGCCTTCTCCCCCCATCTCGgcggctgccgccgcgtcCACCAGGCGCtccgccgcccggcgcccCCCCGCGCCTACATCTCCGCGCCGGCGTCCGACGGCCCCGACGCGTACCCGTCCCCGTCgctcgacgccgcggcggcggcggcggacgtcgccgcggccatctcctcctccgacgCTGTCACGTGGGCCGGCGTGTGGGCGCTCCTGTCGCCGTACAGGGCGCGCATCGCGGCCTCCCTCGCGGCGCTCCTCGCGTGCACCACCTGCACGCTCTCCATGCCGCTCTTCTCAG GGAGGTTCTTCGAGACCCTCATAGGGAGGGGCTCCGAGCCCCTGTGGAGGCTGCTGTCCAAAATCGCCGTGCTGTATTCGCTGGAGCCCATATTTACAATCATATTCGTGATCAATATGACCGTGATCTGGGAGAAGGTGATGGCGAGGCTGCGGAGCCAAATATTTCGCAGGATTCTGATCCAGAAG ATGGTATTCTTTGATCGTCACAAG GTTGGTGAGTTGACTGGTTTGTTGACATCTGATTTGGGTACTTTGAAGAATGTTGTAAGTGACAACATATCAAGGGATCGTGGGCTAAGGGCACTCTCTGAG ATCACTGGAACACTTTGTATACTTTTCACATTATCTACTGAGCTAGCTCCTGTTCTAGGACTCCTAATGGTCTCTGTCTCCGTGCTAGTTG CACTTTTCAAGAGGTCAACCGTTCCCACATTTAAATCTTATGGAATTGTCCAAGCACGTATATCAGACTGTGCATCAGAAACATTTTCTGCCATTCGTACT GTTAGGTCATTTGGTGGTGAAAAGCGGCAAATTTCTATGTTCGACAATTTG GCACTTGCTTTCCAGAATAGTGGCACTAAATTAGGAGTTCTGAAATCTGCTAATGAGTCATTAACTCGGGTGGTAGTTTATGTTTCCCTAATGGCACTTTATGTTCTCGGCGGAAGCAAAGTCAATGCA GGCAAATTATCTGTTGGAACCATGGCATCTTTTATTGGTTACACATTCACACTGACATTCGCT GTTCAAGGAGCTGTTAATACTCTTGGTGATCTACGTGGGACATTTGCTTCTGTAGAAAGAATAAATTCTGTTCTTTCAGCAGAGGACATTGATGATTCACTTGCATATGGTTTAGCCAAAGAACTAGAAGATTCAAAAGGTGGAGTGCATGAAAATGGCACTGCTAACAAACATTACATGTCAGCACTCAAATCATCAAGCACGAGCAGCTGCAACAATCTAGCCTGGTCTGGTGACATTCACCTAGAAG ATGTCCACTTCTCATACCCACTGAGATCTGATGTGGAGATCTTAAATGGGCTTGACCTTACAATTGAGTGTGGGAAAATTACAGCACTTGTTGGACCTAGTGGTGCTGGGAAAAGCACAGTGGTGCAACTTCTTGCACGATACTATGAG CCAACTCATGGTCGCATCACTGTTGCTGGGGAAGACATTCGTGTATTTGATAAAAGAGAATGGTCTCGAGTTGTATCCTTAGTGAATCAG GACCCGGTCCTATTTTCAGTTTCTGTTGGAGAAAACATCGCTTACGGTCTCCCAGATGATGTTGTCTCTAAGGATGAGATAATAAAAGCCGCTAAAGCTGCCAATGCTCATGAATTCATTGTCTCTCTTCCGCAG GGCTATGACACTCTTGTTGGTGAACGTGGCAGCCTCCTAAGTGGGGGACAGAGACAG AGAATTGCAATTGCTCGTGCTCTACTGAAGAACTCTCCTATTCTAATTCTTGATGAG GCTACGAGTGCACTTGATACGACCAGTGAGCGGCTTGTACAGGAAGCTCTCAATCACTTGATGAAGGGAAGGACTTCACTGGTGATTGCCCACAGATTGAGCACCGTGCAAAATGCGCATCAAATCGCTGTCTGCTCAAATGGCAAGATAGCAGAACTTGGGACTCATGCTGAACTCGTTGCCAGGGGAGGCCGATATGCGTCACTTGTTGGGACACAGAGGCTCGCTTTTGAGTAA